A single genomic interval of Heliangelus exortis chromosome 11, bHelExo1.hap1, whole genome shotgun sequence harbors:
- the LOC139801125 gene encoding threonine--tRNA ligase 2, cytoplasmic-like, which yields MMAVATTAARVPAGRLQQQQEQELRWLTAEVGRLREQKAACCPGTCSPEPQRLRAENEKLQYRLLHLRRSLAAELGRAGPAAAKPPARGGGEKVSSASPSVAVNPNKEEKKKENEPGNQHRNNLQSEPSFIKDRLKLYEALKKEHDALLAYRAANESKPIKITLTDGKVADGESWKTTPYQLAVGISQVLGSNAVIAKVNGELWDLDRPLEGDCSLELLMFDNEEAKAVYWHSSARILGEAMEGYFGGCLCYGPPIESGFYYDMYLEDRGVSSTEFPLLENHCKNIIKEKQAFERLEVRKEILLDMFKYNKFKCHILNEKVNTPTTTIYR from the exons ATGATGGCGGTGGCGACGACGGCGGCTAGGGTGCCGGCGGGGCgcctacagcagcagcaggagcaggagctgcgCTGGCTGACGGCGGAGGTCGGCCGGCTGAGGGAGCAGAAGGCGGCGTGCTGCCCCGGGACCTGCAGCCCCGAGCCGCAGCGTCTGAGGGCCGAGAATGAGAAGCTGCAATACCGCCTCCTGCACCTGCGCCGCAGTCTGGCGGCCGAACTGGGCAGGGCGGGCCCCGCGGCGGCGAAACCCCCAGCGCGCGGCGGCGGAGAG AAAGTCTCCAGTGCAAGTCCGTCTGTTGCAGTGAATCcaaataaagaggaaaagaaaaaagaaaacgaaCCTGGGAACCAACACCGGAACAAT CTCCAGTCTGAGCCAAGCTTCATTAAAGACAGACTGAAGCTTtatgaagcactgaaaaaagaGCATGATGCTTTGCTAGCTTACAGAGCAGCCAATGAGAGCAAGCCAATCAAGATTACTCTGACAGATGGGAAGGTGGCTGATGGCGAATCTTGGAAAACCACACCATATCAATTAGCTGTGGGAATTAG tcaAGTGTTGGGTTCAAATGCAGTCATAGCCAAAGTGAATGGTGAACTGTGGGACCTGGACCGTCCACTGGAGGGAGATTGCTCTCTGGAACTGCTCATGTTTGATAATGAAGAAGCAAAAGCT GTTTATTGGCATTCAAGTGCTCGTATTCTTGGAGAGGCCATGGAAGGTTATTTTGGGGGCTGCTTATGCTATGGACCACCGATTGAGAGTGGATTTTATTATGACATGTACCTTGAAGACAG AGGTGTATCTAGTACTGAATTCCCACTGCTAGAAAACCACTGTAAAAACATCATAAAAGAGAAGCAGGCTTTTGAAAGACTGGAAGTCAGAAAGGAGATTCTGTTGGATATGTTTAAG TATAACAAGTTTAAGTGTCATATCCTTAATGAGAAGGTGAACACACCAACTACCACAATATACaggtaa